A stretch of Vibrio maritimus DNA encodes these proteins:
- the mpl gene encoding UDP-N-acetylmuramate:L-alanyl-gamma-D-glutamyl-meso-diaminopimelate ligase yields MHIHILGICGTFMGGAAVLAQQLGHRVTGSDANVYPPMSTLLESEGIEIIEGFDPSQLNPAPDLVVIGNAMSRGNPCVEYVLNHNLRYTSGPQWLQEFLLHDRWVLAVSGTHGKTTTSSMLSWILEDCGYQPGFLVGGVLGNFGQSARLGESMFFVVEADEYDSAFFDKRSKFVHYHPRTLIMNNLEFDHADIFDDLEAIKRQFHHLVRTVPGNGRIMAPKADKALVDVLGRGCWSEVEHTGPDADWHANKLNIDGSHFEVYLHGEKVGEVNWDLVGDHNVDNALMAIAGARHVGVTPDLACEALGKFINTKRRLELKGEVNQVTVYDDFAHHPTAIELTLDGLRNKVGDKRIFAVLEPRSATMKRGVHKETLAQSLTKADQVFLFQPDSIEWSVQDIADACIQPARVSDDIDSLVAMIADQAQAGDQILVMSNGGFGGIHQKLLEALA; encoded by the coding sequence ATGCATATTCATATCCTTGGTATCTGCGGCACCTTTATGGGTGGCGCTGCCGTTTTGGCGCAGCAGTTAGGACATCGAGTGACGGGCAGTGATGCCAACGTTTACCCCCCAATGAGCACGTTATTGGAATCTGAGGGTATCGAGATCATCGAGGGCTTCGACCCATCGCAGCTTAACCCGGCACCAGACCTTGTTGTTATCGGCAATGCAATGAGTCGCGGTAATCCTTGTGTCGAGTATGTACTTAATCACAATCTTCGATACACCTCAGGCCCTCAGTGGCTACAAGAATTCTTACTGCATGACCGCTGGGTGTTGGCGGTATCAGGGACTCATGGCAAAACCACGACGTCCAGTATGCTGAGCTGGATATTAGAAGACTGCGGTTATCAACCAGGTTTCTTAGTTGGCGGGGTGTTAGGGAACTTTGGTCAGTCGGCAAGGCTAGGTGAATCAATGTTCTTTGTCGTCGAAGCGGATGAGTACGACAGTGCTTTTTTCGACAAACGTTCTAAGTTTGTACACTACCATCCACGCACCTTGATCATGAATAATCTAGAGTTTGATCATGCGGACATCTTCGATGATCTTGAGGCGATCAAGCGCCAGTTCCACCACTTAGTGAGAACCGTGCCAGGTAACGGTCGCATTATGGCGCCGAAAGCCGATAAAGCCTTGGTGGATGTATTGGGGCGTGGCTGCTGGAGTGAGGTCGAGCACACTGGTCCTGACGCTGACTGGCATGCGAATAAGCTAAATATCGACGGCTCACACTTTGAGGTCTACTTGCACGGCGAAAAAGTGGGGGAGGTCAACTGGGATTTGGTTGGCGATCACAATGTGGATAATGCGCTGATGGCCATCGCAGGTGCGAGACATGTGGGGGTAACACCGGATCTCGCTTGCGAAGCGCTGGGTAAGTTCATCAATACCAAGCGACGTTTAGAGCTAAAAGGCGAAGTCAATCAAGTGACGGTCTATGATGACTTTGCCCATCATCCAACAGCCATTGAACTCACATTGGATGGGCTTCGTAACAAGGTCGGCGATAAGCGAATCTTTGCGGTATTAGAGCCGCGCAGCGCAACGATGAAGCGTGGTGTACACAAAGAGACGCTGGCGCAATCTTTAACCAAAGCCGACCAAGTCTTCTTGTTCCAGCCAGATAGCATTGAGTGGTCCGTGCAAGACATTGCTGATGCTTGTATCCAACCAGCGCGCGTCAGTGATGATATCGATTCACTGGTCGCAATGATCGCGGATCAGGCTCAAGCGGGTGATCAAATCCTTGTCATGAGTAACGGCGGTTTTGGTGGCATTCATCAGAAATTACTGGAGGCACTTGCCTAA
- the fbp gene encoding class 1 fructose-bisphosphatase yields MSDMRTLGEFIVEKQHDFPHASGDLSSLLSSIRLAAKIVNREINKAGLVDITGAVGTDNVQGEAQQKLDVYANDKFKAALEARDQVCGVASEEEDEAVAFNKELNKNAKYVVLMDPLDGSSNIDVNVSVGTIFSIYRRISPVGTPPTQEDFLQPGNKQVAAGYVVYGSSTMLVYTTGKGVNGFTYDPSIGSFCLSHENMMIPEDGTIYSINEGNYIRFPMGVKKYIKYCQENVPEDKRPYTSRYIGSLVSDFHRNLLKGGIYLYPSTQSHPSGKLRLLYECNPMAFIMEQAGGIASDGEQRIMDIKPTELHQRVPFFVGSKRMVEKVESFLEEYKDQ; encoded by the coding sequence ATGTCTGATATGCGCACCCTTGGCGAATTCATTGTTGAGAAGCAACATGATTTCCCCCACGCTAGCGGTGATCTCTCCTCTCTTTTGTCTTCTATTAGACTTGCTGCAAAAATTGTTAACCGCGAAATCAACAAGGCTGGTCTTGTTGATATCACTGGTGCTGTTGGCACAGACAATGTTCAAGGCGAAGCTCAGCAAAAACTTGATGTCTATGCGAACGATAAGTTCAAAGCAGCGCTAGAAGCGCGTGACCAAGTTTGTGGTGTCGCGAGTGAAGAAGAAGATGAGGCAGTCGCGTTCAATAAAGAACTCAACAAGAACGCTAAGTATGTTGTGTTGATGGATCCTCTAGACGGTTCGTCAAACATCGATGTTAACGTATCGGTTGGTACTATCTTCTCTATTTACCGTCGAATCTCTCCGGTAGGCACTCCACCTACTCAAGAAGACTTCCTGCAGCCTGGTAACAAACAAGTTGCCGCAGGTTACGTCGTCTACGGTTCATCAACCATGTTGGTATATACAACCGGTAAAGGCGTTAACGGCTTCACCTATGACCCGTCGATCGGCAGCTTCTGTCTGTCTCATGAGAATATGATGATCCCTGAAGATGGCACTATCTACTCGATCAACGAAGGGAACTACATCCGTTTCCCTATGGGTGTGAAGAAGTACATCAAGTACTGTCAGGAGAATGTGCCAGAAGATAAGCGTCCGTATACGTCACGCTACATCGGTTCATTGGTGTCAGATTTCCACCGCAACCTGCTAAAAGGCGGCATCTACCTGTACCCAAGTACACAGAGTCATCCAAGCGGTAAACTGCGTCTACTTTACGAGTGCAACCCTATGGCATTCATTATGGAGCAAGCTGGCGGTATCGCTTCAGATGGTGAACAGCGCATCATGGATATCAAGCCTACTGAGCTCCACCAGCGCGTGCCATTCTTTGTCGGCTCTAAGCGAATGGTCGAAAAAGTCGAATCATTCCTCGAAGAGTATAAAGACCAATAA
- the ppa gene encoding inorganic diphosphatase produces the protein MSLNNVPAGKSLPDDIYVVIEIPANADPIKYEVDKDSGAVFVDRFMSAPMFYPCNYGYVNHTLSLDGDPVDVLVPTPYPLMPGSVIRCRPVGVLKMTDESGEDAKVFAVPHSKLSKEYDHIQDVGDIPELLKAQITQFFERYKELEAGKWVKVDGWADVQAARDEIQSSYDRAQGK, from the coding sequence ATGAGCTTAAACAATGTACCAGCGGGTAAGTCGCTGCCTGATGATATCTATGTAGTAATCGAAATTCCTGCCAACGCAGATCCTATCAAGTACGAGGTAGATAAAGATTCTGGCGCAGTATTTGTTGATCGTTTCATGTCTGCCCCTATGTTCTACCCATGCAACTATGGTTACGTTAACCATACGCTCTCTTTGGATGGAGATCCGGTAGACGTATTGGTTCCAACACCTTATCCACTGATGCCAGGCTCAGTTATTCGATGCCGCCCTGTTGGCGTCTTGAAGATGACTGATGAGTCAGGTGAAGACGCAAAAGTGTTTGCAGTGCCGCACAGCAAGCTTTCAAAAGAGTATGACCATATTCAAGACGTCGGTGATATCCCAGAGTTACTAAAAGCTCAAATCACGCAGTTCTTTGAGCGCTACAAAGAGCTCGAAGCAGGTAAGTGGGTGAAAGTGGACGGTTGGGCTGACGTGCAAGCCGCTCGTGATGAGATTCAATCTTCATACGACCGCGCGCAAGGTAAGTAA
- a CDS encoding DUF2799 domain-containing protein: MRVLITSLTLLLLVACAQSSGPASNKPSDWRQYGKEEALVGYVKQTTQELAAAATVSVTNEIYSAYSDGYEQGRAEYCMQDPKILGKKGELYRGICDELRPTFRTWYNNGKASRGRSLY; encoded by the coding sequence ATGAGAGTGTTAATAACATCCCTAACCCTGTTGCTGTTGGTCGCTTGTGCGCAGTCTTCAGGGCCGGCAAGCAATAAGCCGAGCGATTGGCGTCAATATGGCAAAGAGGAAGCGCTGGTTGGTTATGTCAAACAAACCACGCAAGAGCTAGCAGCGGCTGCAACGGTTTCAGTAACGAATGAGATCTACAGTGCGTATTCTGATGGGTACGAGCAAGGAAGAGCAGAGTACTGTATGCAAGACCCCAAGATTCTGGGTAAGAAAGGCGAGCTCTATCGCGGCATTTGTGATGAGTTGAGGCCGACGTTTCGTACCTGGTACAACAACGGCAAAGCCTCGCGGGGCCGAAGCCTTTATTGA
- a CDS encoding DUF2799 domain-containing protein has translation MPKKMQRHLLLLSTLVLISACVQLKPPTQGDQQRWQDFGYQWAMKGYIIESQNELAKKVPDISDDNFKSYQSGYQSGKSEYCKQDPFILGHQGNIYYGICNDLDRRYAEEYWRGKNARARR, from the coding sequence ATGCCAAAGAAAATGCAGAGACACTTATTACTACTGAGTACATTGGTGCTGATATCCGCTTGCGTGCAGCTCAAGCCGCCGACACAAGGTGACCAACAACGCTGGCAAGATTTTGGTTACCAATGGGCGATGAAAGGCTACATCATTGAAAGCCAGAATGAACTTGCCAAAAAAGTGCCGGATATTAGCGATGATAATTTCAAAAGCTATCAATCGGGCTATCAATCTGGAAAGAGTGAATATTGTAAGCAAGACCCGTTCATTCTTGGGCACCAAGGAAATATCTACTACGGCATTTGTAATGATTTAGATAGACGTTATGCCGAAGAATACTGGCGTGGCAAGAACGCCCGCGCTCGACGTTGA
- a CDS encoding translocation/assembly module TamB domain-containing protein — MMSKVWRVTKWCSIGLVTLILLIIATIGFALFTNAGLNTVLWGVNKALPQLEVGETQGALFPRFTLNDVKFVDESLFIDLNAHSLTLAVDLNCLSDPRVCVNELTIQGLDFKMPEVAPSEPSPEPSEPLTKISLPIPVAIGRVSFDDIKLDILGTQVSWDSFTTSLAMTGSNLTVGDTRLLTPIVRLPESESEPEPTPPQTDDTPQAIELPEVLIPLFVNIAGLEIVDFKLEQEEPVIVDRLKLIGRAGEHDVRVTNLELEMPMVDASLNGDITLNQGYPLDLLLNAHLKQTDLAGQKLSLKANGSVEELTLDSEFTGVIEGLLKGQLKPLEPTLPFDATITSAKATWPLTGESDYQVAVESLAAKGSLDGYDVSLKASASGKEIPDVAVDLVGKGDLEQIDLSKLSIDSLGGNVSGQVMANWAAPVNWQGDINLTNIQPGLQWPDAEGNISGHIVTSGSLTDAGGWQVAVPILDVVGILRDYPIDIKGQVEASDENSSGEFKVDTQGLSIAHGPNKLNAQGKLDKTWDMKVDIDFSDLAKSVPDLSGILRGNVELKGAMQEPDIATDLRIEKVQWKQEASLEQLSLVGTAKPLPIEQAQADIRLNASGLKYQDQTVDSANVTLSGTQAAHTLTLDVVSKLASIKLAVSGALTEKPSLTWAGELADVHIETEQGPLDLTEPVAIKVDIDKQVANVAAHCWAQADSRLCLEKDIEAGQSGEALVTIKNFNFDQIKAYIPENTVIDGSANITAWAKWAPDASPEVKLDVALPKGTVTQSLETPLVLGWEQVSVKANLAEDKLDASWLIDVTDNGDLSGNVTLPNVLAENKTIDGELNLSTFNLDFLQPIVGEFNKLKANLAADIKIKGDALHPQLFGQFSVSDLSLQGDISPIQVDSGQVDIDFSGYDALLDAKIQTSDGELKLAGDGNWQDLKAWRTKLRVFADELNVDVPPMVRVKVVPDMTIEANPNLAKVTGSIGLPWGRILVEELPQSAVAVSSDQVLLNPDMTPVDEETAVPFNIETDVSITIGNDFTITAFGLKGGLRGKLHVSQKDQGPFVQGEVNIVDGSYSSFGQDLLIEEGKILMTGPVDQPYVNITAIRNPDTTADDVKAGVKVSGLATEPTIEIFSDPTMPQANALSYLLRGQDIDGETGGNALTTTLIGLSLARSGKVVGDIGQAFGVQDLQLDTAGTGDDSQVTVSGYVLPGLQVKYGVGIFNSLGEFTVRYRIIEDFYVEAVSGLYSSVTFLYQFEVD, encoded by the coding sequence ATGATGTCGAAAGTTTGGCGTGTCACCAAATGGTGTTCTATCGGTCTTGTCACTTTAATCTTGCTTATCATCGCAACGATTGGTTTTGCGCTGTTTACTAATGCCGGTCTTAATACCGTGTTGTGGGGTGTTAACAAGGCACTGCCACAACTTGAGGTTGGTGAGACGCAGGGTGCACTGTTCCCTAGATTTACTCTTAATGATGTGAAGTTTGTCGATGAAAGTCTTTTTATCGATTTAAACGCTCACTCACTTACTCTGGCCGTGGATCTCAATTGCCTGTCTGACCCGCGAGTGTGTGTGAACGAACTTACGATTCAGGGGTTGGATTTCAAAATGCCAGAGGTCGCTCCGAGTGAGCCGTCTCCAGAGCCAAGTGAACCTCTGACCAAGATCAGTCTGCCAATCCCTGTTGCGATTGGTCGGGTCAGTTTTGATGATATCAAGCTGGATATTCTTGGGACGCAGGTGAGTTGGGATAGTTTTACCACCTCACTTGCCATGACTGGCTCTAACTTAACGGTGGGCGATACTCGTTTATTGACACCTATCGTAAGGCTTCCAGAATCAGAAAGCGAGCCAGAACCAACACCACCACAGACAGACGATACCCCTCAAGCCATAGAGCTTCCCGAGGTTCTGATCCCGCTGTTTGTTAACATTGCGGGCCTCGAGATTGTCGATTTTAAGTTGGAGCAGGAAGAGCCTGTTATCGTGGATCGTTTGAAGCTCATAGGTCGGGCCGGTGAGCACGATGTCCGCGTGACGAATCTTGAGCTTGAGATGCCGATGGTCGATGCCTCACTTAACGGTGATATTACGCTTAATCAAGGGTATCCTCTCGATTTGCTGCTCAATGCTCACCTAAAACAAACCGATTTAGCAGGTCAAAAACTGTCACTTAAAGCAAATGGCAGTGTCGAAGAGCTCACTTTAGACAGTGAGTTTACGGGTGTTATCGAGGGGCTTCTCAAAGGGCAATTGAAGCCCTTAGAGCCGACTTTACCGTTTGATGCCACCATTACCAGCGCCAAGGCGACTTGGCCTCTCACGGGCGAATCAGACTATCAAGTTGCCGTTGAATCATTGGCGGCCAAAGGGTCACTCGATGGCTATGATGTGAGCTTAAAGGCTTCGGCGTCCGGTAAGGAGATTCCGGATGTTGCTGTTGATCTTGTTGGTAAAGGCGACCTCGAGCAAATAGATTTGAGCAAACTGTCGATTGATAGCCTGGGTGGTAATGTGTCTGGTCAAGTGATGGCTAACTGGGCTGCGCCTGTAAATTGGCAGGGGGATATTAACCTCACCAATATTCAGCCAGGACTACAGTGGCCAGATGCTGAGGGTAATATCAGTGGCCACATCGTGACTTCGGGCTCTCTAACCGATGCAGGAGGATGGCAAGTAGCGGTACCAATACTCGATGTGGTTGGCATTCTGCGTGACTACCCTATCGATATCAAGGGGCAAGTTGAGGCCTCAGATGAGAATAGCTCAGGTGAGTTTAAGGTCGATACTCAGGGGCTATCCATCGCTCACGGACCGAACAAGCTCAATGCTCAGGGTAAGCTGGACAAAACTTGGGATATGAAGGTCGATATCGACTTTTCTGATCTGGCGAAATCCGTCCCCGATTTATCCGGCATCTTAAGGGGAAATGTTGAGCTCAAAGGCGCGATGCAAGAGCCCGATATTGCTACTGATCTTCGAATCGAAAAGGTTCAGTGGAAACAAGAGGCTAGCCTTGAGCAGCTTTCTTTAGTAGGTACCGCTAAACCTCTGCCGATTGAGCAAGCACAAGCCGATATTCGTTTGAATGCGAGTGGGCTCAAGTATCAGGATCAGACGGTCGACTCTGCAAACGTAACGCTTTCTGGGACGCAGGCAGCGCATACATTGACGCTCGATGTGGTCTCTAAGCTTGCTTCGATTAAACTTGCTGTCAGTGGTGCATTGACAGAAAAGCCCAGTCTTACATGGGCAGGAGAGCTGGCTGACGTTCATATTGAAACCGAACAAGGGCCTCTAGACCTAACAGAGCCCGTCGCCATCAAGGTTGATATTGATAAACAGGTTGCCAATGTTGCTGCGCACTGCTGGGCACAAGCTGACTCTAGACTTTGTCTAGAGAAAGATATTGAGGCGGGACAGTCGGGTGAGGCGCTTGTTACGATCAAGAATTTTAACTTTGATCAGATCAAAGCTTACATTCCGGAAAATACGGTCATTGATGGCAGTGCCAATATTACCGCGTGGGCAAAGTGGGCTCCGGATGCATCACCAGAAGTGAAACTGGACGTCGCGTTGCCAAAAGGCACTGTCACACAGAGCTTAGAAACGCCATTGGTTTTGGGCTGGGAGCAAGTGAGCGTGAAAGCAAATCTTGCCGAAGACAAGCTTGATGCCAGTTGGCTAATTGATGTTACAGATAATGGTGACTTGTCGGGCAACGTAACCTTGCCGAACGTTTTGGCAGAAAATAAGACCATCGATGGTGAGCTAAATCTATCGACGTTCAATCTAGATTTTCTTCAGCCTATCGTTGGTGAGTTCAACAAGCTGAAAGCGAACCTTGCTGCCGATATTAAGATCAAAGGTGACGCACTGCACCCGCAATTATTTGGTCAGTTCTCAGTTTCCGATCTCTCTCTTCAAGGTGATATCTCGCCAATTCAAGTCGACTCGGGCCAGGTAGACATAGATTTTAGTGGTTACGATGCATTGCTTGATGCCAAGATTCAAACCTCTGACGGCGAGTTAAAACTGGCGGGTGATGGTAATTGGCAAGACCTTAAGGCATGGCGCACTAAACTTAGAGTGTTTGCAGACGAGCTCAATGTTGATGTGCCACCTATGGTGAGAGTTAAAGTTGTGCCTGATATGACCATAGAGGCCAACCCTAATCTAGCTAAGGTCACGGGTTCTATCGGTTTGCCATGGGGACGAATTTTAGTTGAGGAACTGCCACAGAGTGCGGTCGCGGTTTCAAGCGATCAGGTTCTACTAAACCCTGATATGACGCCTGTCGACGAAGAGACGGCAGTGCCATTTAATATTGAAACCGACGTTTCGATCACTATTGGCAATGACTTCACCATTACCGCGTTCGGTCTTAAAGGTGGCTTGCGAGGCAAACTGCATGTATCACAAAAAGACCAAGGTCCGTTTGTCCAAGGTGAAGTGAACATTGTTGACGGTTCTTATAGCTCATTTGGTCAAGACCTTCTTATCGAAGAGGGTAAGATCCTGATGACGGGACCTGTGGATCAGCCATACGTCAACATTACGGCGATTCGAAATCCAGATACAACGGCTGATGATGTTAAAGCTGGGGTAAAGGTCTCTGGATTGGCGACGGAGCCAACGATCGAGATCTTCTCTGACCCAACAATGCCACAGGCAAATGCGCTGTCCTATCTACTTAGGGGGCAGGATATTGATGGTGAGACGGGGGGTAACGCGCTCACGACGACCTTGATTGGCTTGAGTCTAGCTCGTAGCGGTAAGGTTGTGGGTGATATTGGTCAGGCATTCGGTGTACAAGACCTACAACTAGACACCGCAGGCACAGGTGATGACTCACAGGTAACAGTGAGTGGTTATGTATTGCCTGGGCTTCAGGTTAAATATGGTGTAGGTATCTTCAACTCACTCGGTGAGTTTACGGTGCGCTATCGAATCATCGAAGATTTTTACGTAGAAGCAGTATCAGGCTTGTACAGTTCAGTGACCTTCTTGTATCAGTTTGAGGTCGACTAA
- a CDS encoding autotransporter assembly complex protein TamA, translating to MIKRLLPPLLLILSPTLVFAEESVSLDIKGLSGALQDNVDAYVSAIPSNEYSTSLRFQSRLTKEIEEAINALGYYNPEIDFVVSDNGDQLTVNVTPGPPTRIKLVDVQLSGEAKDDEDFMRLIRLSPLKEGQTLNHNQYDSLKSGIRNLALQKGYFDGAYSVSRLEVIPKLNEAIIRLHYDSGIRYQFGKSTITGSQIDIQKVQSLQPYEIGDDYQVSKVGQHNQNLSNTEWFSSVFVEPDLSQVGKGRELPMKVSLAPQVRNQFETGLGYSTDVGAKLKFKWKKPWLNEHGHSFDTSLDLSIPEQQVTASYKIPLDDVLKDYYVIQYGLKNVNRSDKKTLESNLAFERHWVLDSGWHRTAYIRYLVENYEFNAQGELGQFVLPGLSYSRVVTRGSGPLIMSGNKQTIMFEVGDERALSETSVFRLRGTSTWISSLGENHRGLFKVDVGANIAAEPSKLSPSLRFFAGGDNSVRGYDYESISPVDDAGNKTGGQYIATSTLEYQYRITGNWWGATFFDVGDAFDDDPEWKRGAGFGVRWVSPVGPVKFDYARGLDNKPQAEWRIHFSLGPEL from the coding sequence TGCGTATGTATCTGCGATCCCCAGTAATGAATACTCCACATCACTCAGATTTCAGTCTCGATTGACCAAAGAGATAGAAGAAGCCATCAATGCTTTAGGATATTACAACCCAGAGATCGATTTTGTCGTCAGTGATAATGGGGATCAACTTACCGTCAATGTGACCCCAGGACCTCCAACTAGGATCAAGCTTGTCGATGTACAGCTCTCTGGAGAGGCGAAAGATGATGAAGATTTCATGCGTCTTATCAGGCTCTCACCGTTAAAAGAGGGCCAGACCCTTAACCATAACCAATACGATAGCCTTAAGTCTGGCATTCGCAACTTAGCGCTACAAAAAGGGTATTTCGACGGAGCCTACTCTGTCAGTCGTCTGGAGGTTATTCCTAAGCTTAATGAAGCGATTATTCGTCTTCACTATGATAGTGGCATTCGCTATCAGTTTGGTAAGTCGACCATTACAGGCAGCCAAATTGATATTCAAAAGGTTCAGTCACTGCAGCCTTATGAGATCGGTGACGATTATCAAGTGAGCAAAGTGGGTCAGCACAACCAAAATCTTTCCAATACGGAATGGTTTTCATCAGTATTTGTTGAGCCTGATCTCTCTCAAGTGGGTAAAGGGCGCGAGTTGCCGATGAAGGTGTCACTGGCGCCGCAAGTGCGAAATCAGTTTGAAACGGGTTTGGGCTATTCAACCGATGTTGGCGCTAAGCTTAAATTCAAGTGGAAGAAACCTTGGCTCAATGAGCATGGGCATAGCTTTGATACCAGTTTGGACTTGTCGATTCCAGAGCAACAAGTAACGGCAAGTTATAAAATTCCTCTCGACGACGTGCTCAAAGATTACTACGTGATTCAATACGGTCTAAAAAACGTTAACCGTAGTGATAAGAAAACCTTGGAGTCGAACCTAGCCTTCGAGAGACACTGGGTGCTAGACAGTGGTTGGCATCGTACCGCCTATATTCGTTACCTTGTTGAAAACTATGAGTTTAACGCGCAGGGTGAGCTAGGTCAGTTTGTGCTGCCAGGCTTGTCCTATTCACGAGTAGTCACTCGTGGTAGTGGGCCGCTTATTATGAGCGGTAACAAGCAAACCATCATGTTTGAGGTAGGGGATGAGCGAGCACTGTCGGAAACCTCTGTATTCAGGCTTCGAGGTACCTCGACTTGGATTTCGAGTCTCGGTGAAAACCATAGAGGCTTATTCAAGGTCGATGTGGGTGCCAACATAGCGGCGGAACCGTCTAAACTGTCACCCTCTTTGCGCTTCTTCGCTGGTGGTGATAACAGTGTTAGGGGTTATGACTACGAAAGTATCTCGCCAGTGGATGACGCAGGAAATAAAACGGGTGGTCAATACATCGCAACCAGTACCCTCGAATATCAATATCGAATCACGGGTAACTGGTGGGGAGCAACCTTCTTTGATGTGGGTGATGCCTTTGATGATGATCCAGAATGGAAACGAGGCGCAGGCTTCGGCGTGCGTTGGGTGTCACCAGTTGGCCCCGTCAAATTTGACTATGCACGCGGACTCGATAACAAACCACAAGCCGAATGGCGAATTCACTTTAGCTTAGGGCCAGAACTATGA